A segment of the Streptomyces sp. NBC_01235 genome:
GAGGACAGCGCGCCGATCGCGTCGAACATGCCGTCCAGCTGCCCGGCCAGCTCGTCGTTGTCGAGGTGCGTCGCCAGTTCGGTCTCCGTCAGCCCCGGCTCGACGTTGGTGACCCGCACGTCCCGGGGCCCGAACTCGGTGCGCAGGGACTGCGAGAGGTAGGTGACGGCGGCCTTGGTCGCGCCGTACACCGCGTAGTTCGGGAACGTGACGTGCGCGCCGATGGACGAGACGTTCACCAGGTCGGCTGCGCGCCCCTCGGCGGCGGCGCCCACCAGGTCCCCGGTGAAGGCGCGGATCACCCGCAGCACTCCGGTGACGTTGGTGTCGAGCATCCGCTGCCACTCGTCGATCCGGCCGTTGTCCACGGGGTTCGGCAGCATGACGCCGGCGTTGTTGACGACCAGGTCGACGTTCCCGTAGGCCTCCCGGATCCCGTCGGCGGCCCCGGCCACCGACGCGTCGTCGGTGACGTCGGCGACGACCGCGAGGGCCTCGCCCCCGTCGGCGCGGATCTTCTCGACGAGCGCCTCCAGCCGGTCCCCGCGCCGGGCCAGCAGCGCGACCCGGGCTCCCGAGGCGGCGAGCAGCACGGCCACCGCCTCCCCGATCCCGCTGGCGGCACCGGTGACGACGGCGGTGCGACCGACAAGGCTCGGGTACTGGTTCTCGTTCTGGTTCTCGTACGACATCTGTTGCTCCTGGGACGCTGGGCCGGGGCGTCTCCCCGGCGGCACGCACCACTCTCACCGCCCGCCGCGGCCCTACCCAGGGATGAGCTTTTCCTGGGTCTGCCAGTACCAGGTTCGCCGCCCGCTCCTCCCCTACGATCGAACCCATGGACGGGGACCTTGGAGACTTTCTGCGCTCGCGCCGCGCTCGCATCCGGCCGGAGGAGGTCGGACTGCCCTCGCACGGGCGCCGACGCGTCCCCGGACTGCGGCGCGAGGAGGTGGCGCAGATCGCCGGAGTGAGCGTCGACTACTACATCCGCCTGGAACAGGGCAGGGGGCCGAGCGTCAGCGACGCGGTACTGGACGCCGTGGCCCGCGTACTGCGCCTGGACGACACGGAACACGCCTACCTGCGCGCCGTCGCCCGCCCCCGCAAGCCGTCCGAGCGCCCGGCCGCGCCCCGCGTCCGCGCGGGCGTGCAGCTGCTGCTCGACAGCATGGAGCGCACCCCGGCGTTCGTCCTGGACGTCCGCATGGACGTGCTGGCGTGGAACGCGCTCGCCGACGCGGTCTTCGGCTACGGCCGGACGGCGCCGGACGACCGCAACATCCCGCGGCACGTCTTCCTCGACCCCGGCTCCCGCGACTTCTACCCGGAGTGGTCCGCGGTGGCCGTCCAGTGCGTCGCGCATCTGCGGAATCTGGCGGGCCACCACCAGGACGACCGCCGGCTGACCTCACTCGTCGGCGAACTCTCACTGAAGAGCGAGGACTTCCGCCGCCTGTGGGCCGACCATCCGGTCCGGGAGTGCGCGTACGGCGTGAAACGCGTTCAGCACCCGGTCGCGGGCCTGCTGACCTTCCCCTACGAAACCCTGACGATCTCGCAGGAAACGGACCAGAGCCTCCTGGTCTACACCCCGGAACCGGGCTCGGAGACGGCGGAACGACTCGCACTGCTGGGCAGTTGGACGACGGCCGCGACCGCCCCCAGACCCACGGAACGTGCCTGAGCTGCCGGCGCCCTCGTACCGCGGGTCGCTGACGGACGTGGCAAACGAGGCCCGTCGTCCGGGGGGAAAAGCGACGACGGCCGCCACCATCAATTGAGGAACCCCGACGGCGAGCAACCACGTCCGCGAGAGCGGCGCCGGCTTAGGCACAAAGGGGCGCAAAAAGCTTTCGCGGGGACCGCCGCACCCCCGATACCGGGGGGCGGGACGACGGCGGTCCCCGCGAGGGACGCGGGCCGGGTCAGGCCGGGCTTGCGCGTCCATGGCGTCGGTGGAGGTCCGGGAGCCGCTCCGGAGGTCCGTGACGCCGTTTTGGTGCCGGTGGGGCGGGGAGCCGCTCCCGCCCTTCCGACACCCACAAATATGCCGGACGCGTGTTAAGCGTGTGCTGCGCGGACGTGACGCGCTCGTACCACTTCCGCGAAGTCCACCACTTCGGTGGGCAACCGGAAGTTCAGCGCCCGAACGGCCCGTTCACCGGAGGTTTCCCTGAGGTTACGGGCCCGCGCACCCGGAAGTTACTTCCCGCCCTTGGCCAGGAAGGCCAGCAGGTCCTGGCGGCTGACGACCCCGGTGGGCTTGCCCTCGACGAGGACGATCGCCGCGTCGGCGGTGCCGAGCACCGACATCAGGTCGCCGACCGGCTCACCGGAGCCGACCTGCGGCAGCGGGGCCGACATGTGCTTCTCCAGCGGGTCGGTCAGGGAGGCCCGCTGGGTGAACAGCGCGTCGAGCAGCTCCCGTTCGACGACCGAGCCCACGACCTCCGCCGCCATGACGTCGGGGTGACCGGCGCCCGGCTTCACGATCGGCATCTGCGAGACGCCGTACTCGCGCAGCACCTCGATGGCCTGGCCGACGGTCTCGTCCGGGTGCATGTGGACAAGGGACGGGATGGAGCCGTGCGCCTTGTCGTTGAGCACGTCGGCGACACGGGCGCTGGGACCCTCGTCCTCCAGGAAGCCGTAGTCGGCCATCTACTTGTCCAAATAAATTGGCATACATGTAAGTTCTTGCTACGGTCCTCGAATCAACTCTCCGAGGACTGGTGGGGGACTGCGTCTTGGCTGGCACATCGCGGGGCTACCTGAACCCTGACCTGGTCAAGGCCCTGTCCGAGGGACAGACCTTCGAGCAGTGGCTAGGGGACCGGATCCCCGGCATCGACTACGCCCGGATCAGCGGCGACCAGGCCGTCAGGTCCAGCACGAAGGCCAAGACGAGAGAGAAGGGTGTCGGCGTCCGGCACCAGCACGAGGGCAACGAAGAGGATGCGGCAGAGCACGGAATCGCCATCGTCCGCTTCTACGAGGACAACAACATCACTGCGGCTGACCCGGACATCGTCCGTCCCAGCTTCCGCGAGATGACCCGAGCGATACTCCATCGGAAGGTTCCCGAGGGCTTCCCCGTCCGGGCCATCGTCGCCACCGAGTACGAGCGAGTCTGGCGACTGCCTGAGGACTACGTCCGCTTTCGCCGCGCCATGCTCTCCGAGCCGGACGGCGTCTTCGTCGAGCGGGGCAAGCCTTACGACGTTTACAGCGTTGGGGGCGACATCATCAAACCGGTCGACTCGGACGTCTCCGAGGGCGAGGTCTCCAAGACGAAGGAACGCATTCTGCGCAACACGCGCAGGCGTGCCCAGGACGGCACCACTCCCGGAGGTCGACGCCGCTTCGGCTGGCTCGCCCAGGACCCTCGGGAGGGTCGGGCTACGAACATGGTCCTGAACCCCGACGAGGCTCCCTACGTTCGCAGGATGATCGACTGGGCTCTCGAAGGCCGGGCCTGGAAGACGATCGCCCGCGACCTCAACGAGCTGGGCTCGGTCGGAGCGTCCGGAAGGCCCTGGTCCGGGGAAACGGTCCGCCAACTCCTCGTCAATCCCGTGATCTGCGGCATGCGCCAGGTGAAGGGAGAGATCGTCAAGGACGCCAAGACGGGTGAGCCGGTCATGGGCAAGTGGGAGACGATTGCCACGGTTAAAGAGTGGGAAGCGATCCGCGACCTGTCGAAGCGGCGCGGAGCACAGCGGGGCATGCGCCTGACCAATGGCGGAGGCAAGGTTCCTGGTGCCCCCGAGTCCCGTGCGCGCAAGTACCTCTTCAGCGGGTTCCTGCGGTGTGGTGCTCCTCGCAAGGACGGTAAGGGCATCTGCAACGCCAAGATGGGAGGAGTGCGCCGGCCGACGGCGAGCAACCCGGACAACTGCGCCTACGCGTGCGTCTCGCTGAACTGCGGAAAGACTGCACGCAGCTTGCAGAAGGTTGACGAATTCCTCGAAGAACTGGTGATCCGGGCCCTGGAATCCGAGTTCAAGCACTCGGAGGCCAAGGCCACTCCGTGGGAAGGCGAAGAGCGGCTGGCCGCCCTGAAAACGAAGAAGGAGTCCCTCGAATCCAAGTGGATGGAGGGAGCCGTGTCGGACGACCAGTTCTACCGGCTGACGCCGCAGCTCGAAGAGCAGATAGAAGCCCTGGAGGAAGACCGCAGGGAGCACGCGGCGA
Coding sequences within it:
- a CDS encoding recombinase family protein, with translation MGDCVLAGTSRGYLNPDLVKALSEGQTFEQWLGDRIPGIDYARISGDQAVRSSTKAKTREKGVGVRHQHEGNEEDAAEHGIAIVRFYEDNNITAADPDIVRPSFREMTRAILHRKVPEGFPVRAIVATEYERVWRLPEDYVRFRRAMLSEPDGVFVERGKPYDVYSVGGDIIKPVDSDVSEGEVSKTKERILRNTRRRAQDGTTPGGRRRFGWLAQDPREGRATNMVLNPDEAPYVRRMIDWALEGRAWKTIARDLNELGSVGASGRPWSGETVRQLLVNPVICGMRQVKGEIVKDAKTGEPVMGKWETIATVKEWEAIRDLSKRRGAQRGMRLTNGGGKVPGAPESRARKYLFSGFLRCGAPRKDGKGICNAKMGGVRRPTASNPDNCAYACVSLNCGKTARSLQKVDEFLEELVIRALESEFKHSEAKATPWEGEERLAALKTKKESLESKWMEGAVSDDQFYRLTPQLEEQIEALEEDRREHAAMEDAKNTFSGWDRSKWAGMDLTQKRMAIGHIMHAAIILPFPEGRSKRAPFDSNLIKVIPVKSGGQRGRGSLAVLG
- a CDS encoding helix-turn-helix transcriptional regulator, giving the protein MDGDLGDFLRSRRARIRPEEVGLPSHGRRRVPGLRREEVAQIAGVSVDYYIRLEQGRGPSVSDAVLDAVARVLRLDDTEHAYLRAVARPRKPSERPAAPRVRAGVQLLLDSMERTPAFVLDVRMDVLAWNALADAVFGYGRTAPDDRNIPRHVFLDPGSRDFYPEWSAVAVQCVAHLRNLAGHHQDDRRLTSLVGELSLKSEDFRRLWADHPVRECAYGVKRVQHPVAGLLTFPYETLTISQETDQSLLVYTPEPGSETAERLALLGSWTTAATAPRPTERA
- a CDS encoding SDR family oxidoreductase; the protein is MSYENQNENQYPSLVGRTAVVTGAASGIGEAVAVLLAASGARVALLARRGDRLEALVEKIRADGGEALAVVADVTDDASVAGAADGIREAYGNVDLVVNNAGVMLPNPVDNGRIDEWQRMLDTNVTGVLRVIRAFTGDLVGAAAEGRAADLVNVSSIGAHVTFPNYAVYGATKAAVTYLSQSLRTEFGPRDVRVTNVEPGLTETELATHLDNDELAGQLDGMFDAIGALSSAEIADVVAYATSRPRHVNLRQIMVLPTRQA